The proteins below are encoded in one region of Methylophilales bacterium:
- the purM gene encoding phosphoribosylformylglycinamidine cyclo-ligase, whose protein sequence is MDSGVNIEAGNNLIEKIKPHAKSTFRKEVLGGLGGFGSMFEMPNHINNPVLVSGTDGVGTKLKLAFELNKHDTIGQDLVAMCVNDIIVQGAEPLFFLDYFACGKLNTQIAEKVIKGISDGCKLAKCSLVGGETAEMPGMYQGDEYDLAGFCVGAVDKTKIIDGKSVDEGDIIIGISSSGAHSNGYSLIRKIISEKKINLDLKIDNETIGDLLIKPTKIYTQSILEVLKTEKINAMAHITGGGLTENIPRVIPNEFKAVISKNSWKIPKLFNWIKSEAHLDDDELFKTFNCGIGMVIIVKKESKDRVMTSLRNSKENAFEIGKITKKVVDEPQIQII, encoded by the coding sequence ATGGATTCTGGGGTAAATATTGAGGCTGGAAATAACCTAATTGAAAAAATTAAACCACACGCAAAGTCTACTTTTAGAAAAGAGGTTTTAGGTGGGTTAGGTGGTTTTGGTTCAATGTTTGAGATGCCAAATCATATCAATAATCCAGTACTTGTTTCTGGCACTGATGGCGTAGGAACAAAGCTAAAATTAGCATTTGAACTTAACAAACATGACACGATAGGACAAGACTTAGTTGCAATGTGCGTCAATGATATTATTGTTCAAGGAGCTGAGCCCTTATTTTTTCTGGATTATTTTGCATGTGGAAAATTAAATACTCAAATTGCTGAAAAAGTTATCAAGGGTATCAGTGATGGATGTAAGCTAGCAAAATGCTCTCTGGTTGGAGGTGAAACTGCAGAAATGCCGGGGATGTATCAAGGTGATGAGTACGACCTAGCTGGCTTTTGTGTTGGTGCAGTAGATAAAACTAAAATAATCGATGGTAAAAGTGTAGATGAAGGCGATATCATAATTGGTATTAGTTCATCTGGAGCACATTCAAATGGATATTCTCTGATTAGAAAAATAATATCTGAAAAAAAAATAAATTTAGATTTAAAAATTGATAATGAGACTATTGGTGATTTATTAATCAAGCCTACGAAAATTTATACGCAATCAATTTTAGAAGTTTTAAAAACTGAAAAAATAAATGCAATGGCACATATTACTGGAGGCGGCTTGACTGAGAATATTCCAAGAGTCATTCCTAATGAGTTCAAGGCTGTTATCTCGAAAAATTCTTGGAAAATCCCTAAATTATTTAACTGGATAAAATCTGAAGCACACCTAGATGATGACGAATTATTTAAAACATTTAATTGTGGAATTGGTATGGTTATCATAGTAAAAAAAGAATCAAAAGACAGAGTAATGACATCCCTCAGAAATTCAAAAGAAAATGCCTTTGAAATTGGAAAAATAACCAAAAAAGTTGTAGATGAACCACAAATACAAATTATCTAA
- a CDS encoding DnaA regulatory inactivator Hda — protein sequence MMDQLLLDIQTPKVKSFENFIIGDNFEAISIIKKFITDKNLQFFYLWGVEGSGKSHLSDVVKRGNIFVIEDIDIKNNMEQVEAFNIFNDCKENGKKLFITGANSPNNMGLRGDLASRLSWGLVYQIKPLTDSEKKLALLSHSKQKGMSCSENVIEYCMRHLQRDLHYLIATLDALDNWSLKTKKPITIPLLKKLLENKE from the coding sequence ATGATGGATCAACTTTTACTTGACATACAAACACCTAAGGTTAAATCATTTGAAAATTTTATTATTGGTGATAACTTTGAAGCAATTAGCATTATAAAAAAATTTATAACTGACAAAAACCTTCAATTTTTTTATTTGTGGGGTGTTGAAGGCTCAGGGAAGTCGCATTTATCCGATGTGGTAAAAAGAGGTAACATTTTTGTTATTGAGGATATTGATATTAAAAATAATATGGAGCAAGTGGAAGCTTTTAATATTTTTAATGATTGCAAAGAGAATGGTAAAAAACTTTTCATAACTGGGGCTAACTCTCCCAACAACATGGGTTTGCGGGGTGATTTAGCAAGCAGACTTAGTTGGGGTCTTGTCTATCAAATTAAACCACTAACAGATAGCGAGAAGAAATTAGCATTATTGAGTCATTCAAAACAAAAGGGGATGTCATGTAGCGAAAATGTTATTGAATATTGTATGAGACATTTACAAAGAGACTTACACTACTTAATCGCAACCTTGGATGCATTAGATAATTGGTCCTTAAAGACGAAAAAGCCAATTACTATTCCCCTCCTAAAAAAACTTCTTGAAAACAAAGAGTAA
- the ahpF gene encoding alkyl hydroperoxide reductase subunit F: MALSTEITVQLKQYLAKLNSNVVIEAFVDESEVSTNMSELLVELAEMTEKISLNIHKDTAERTPSFKINRPNETTGIQFAGIPLGHEFSSLVLALLQVGEHPLKISEDLVDQIKNIEGEFFFETFISLSCHNCPDVVQALNVLSLLNPNISHCMVDGALFQDDVKRKKIMSVPTVFLNDVEFGQGRMELEEIINKIDTKAGEKKADQLSQKELFDILVVGGGPAGASAAIYSARKGIKTGIIAERFGGQVMDTLGIENFISVQKTEGPKLVKALEEHVKEYDVDVINLQSAKKIVKVNDLLFEVHLNSGGILKSKSVVIATGASWKELGVPGEKEFKGKGVAYCPHCDGPLFKGKDVAVIGGGNSGIEAAIDLAGIVKHVTILEFASELNGDQVLIDRLNSLDNIEVVLNAKTNEICGSDKVTHLVYTDRKHKKEERINIEAVFIQIGLNSNSDWVKEDIKLSQYGEIEINDHGETSMQGVFAAGDVTTIPYKQIIIAMGEGSKAALGAFDYLIRH; the protein is encoded by the coding sequence ATGGCACTTTCAACTGAAATTACAGTACAATTAAAACAATATTTAGCTAAGCTAAATTCTAATGTGGTGATTGAAGCATTTGTCGATGAAAGTGAAGTTTCAACTAATATGAGTGAACTATTGGTTGAATTAGCAGAGATGACAGAGAAAATTTCTCTCAATATTCATAAAGATACGGCTGAGAGAACGCCATCCTTCAAAATTAATAGACCTAATGAAACAACCGGTATTCAATTTGCAGGCATTCCTTTAGGACATGAGTTTTCATCACTAGTACTAGCTTTGTTACAGGTGGGTGAGCACCCACTTAAAATCTCAGAAGATTTAGTTGATCAAATTAAAAACATAGAAGGAGAATTCTTTTTCGAAACCTTCATTTCCTTATCATGCCATAACTGCCCAGATGTTGTGCAAGCTTTAAATGTCCTATCACTTTTAAATCCTAATATAAGTCACTGCATGGTGGATGGTGCTCTATTTCAAGATGATGTTAAAAGAAAAAAAATAATGTCAGTTCCAACAGTATTTCTAAATGATGTTGAGTTTGGACAAGGCAGGATGGAATTAGAGGAGATTATCAATAAAATTGATACAAAGGCTGGTGAAAAAAAAGCTGATCAATTATCCCAAAAAGAGCTTTTCGATATCCTTGTGGTTGGTGGAGGTCCAGCTGGTGCATCGGCTGCAATTTATTCTGCAAGGAAAGGAATAAAAACAGGAATTATTGCTGAGCGTTTTGGCGGACAAGTCATGGATACACTTGGGATAGAAAATTTTATTTCTGTACAAAAAACTGAAGGCCCAAAGTTAGTGAAAGCGCTTGAAGAACATGTAAAAGAATATGATGTTGACGTCATTAATCTTCAGTCAGCAAAAAAAATTGTAAAAGTAAATGATTTATTATTTGAAGTTCACCTAAATAGCGGAGGCATTCTTAAATCTAAGTCGGTCGTTATTGCCACTGGTGCAAGCTGGAAGGAATTAGGTGTTCCTGGAGAAAAAGAATTTAAGGGGAAAGGGGTAGCCTATTGTCCCCATTGTGATGGACCCCTATTTAAGGGAAAAGATGTAGCTGTAATCGGAGGGGGGAATTCAGGTATTGAAGCCGCAATTGACTTAGCAGGTATCGTTAAGCATGTCACTATCTTAGAGTTTGCTTCCGAGCTTAATGGGGATCAGGTATTAATTGATAGATTAAATAGCTTAGATAATATTGAGGTTGTACTAAATGCTAAAACAAATGAAATTTGTGGTTCAGATAAAGTAACGCACTTAGTTTATACAGATAGAAAACATAAAAAAGAAGAGAGAATAAATATTGAAGCAGTATTTATTCAAATTGGTTTAAATTCAAATAGTGATTGGGTAAAAGAAGATATAAAATTAAGCCAATATGGCGAAATCGAAATCAATGACCATGGAGAAACATCAATGCAAGGTGTCTTCGCAGCAGGCGATGTCACAACAATACCTTATAAACAAATCATTATAGCTATGGGAGAAGGCTCTAAAGCAGCATTAGGAGCTTTTGACTATCTAATAAGGCATTAA
- the ahpC gene encoding peroxiredoxin, which translates to MSSIINTEVKPFKATAFHSEKGGIEVTEADLKGKWSAVVFYPADFTFVCPTELGDLADHYEELQKIGVEVYAVSTDTHFTHKAWHDTSETIKKIKFPMIGDPTGAISRNFDVMIEEEGLALRGSFIINPDGIIKTAEINDLGIGRSAADLVRKVQAAQHIAANPNQACPASWKPGEEALTPSLDLVGKI; encoded by the coding sequence ATGTCTTCAATTATTAATACAGAAGTTAAGCCTTTCAAGGCGACAGCATTTCACAGCGAAAAAGGCGGCATAGAAGTGACCGAGGCTGATCTTAAAGGAAAATGGTCCGCTGTTGTTTTTTACCCAGCTGATTTTACATTTGTTTGTCCAACTGAGCTGGGAGATCTTGCAGACCACTATGAAGAGTTACAAAAAATCGGTGTGGAAGTGTATGCGGTATCAACAGATACACATTTTACGCACAAAGCCTGGCATGACACATCAGAAACAATAAAAAAAATAAAATTTCCAATGATTGGAGATCCGACAGGGGCAATATCAAGAAACTTTGATGTAATGATTGAAGAAGAAGGGTTAGCTTTGAGAGGATCATTCATAATAAATCCAGATGGAATCATTAAAACTGCTGAAATAAATGATTTAGGTATAGGTCGTTCAGCAGCCGATTTAGTAAGAAAGGTTCAGGCAGCTCAACATATTGCAGCAAATCCAAATCAAGCATGCCCAGCTTCTTGGAAGCCAGGAGAAGAGGCATTAACTCCATCACTTGATTTAGTAGGGAAAATTTAA
- a CDS encoding M48 family metalloprotease: MKKTLLILIFLSFIVMANNLPELGDYSSSKISETEEIFIGRQILYQVNQSDSIIRDIEISDYLDLLGKRLINASTDPAKKIEFFIVNDSSINAFAMLGGVIGVHSGLFLASNTESELASVISHEIAHINQKHISRFLAQQERASYQSTFLMAVALLFARSNPQLASTTIAGASAGAVQGALDFTRENEKEADRVGIQTLNNAGFDVRGARDFFETLKKANQFSGGAAPAFLQTHPITRNRISDIEDRLKDYPYKQRLGNQTFNYVKGKLKALLGDKSNTKNILEENIKNKIYINEAGERFALAYIYLMDNEFTKSQEQIQWLFDNEQSNPMLNQLYINYLIKTNKVIEAKKLYIQNLNFFPSNRSFVFGLADLYLRTQETAKALKLLKKNEQKFSQDPILYNLYAKVYAKQGEKLLEYENLAEAAYYNFNLQEAIMRMDLAIKANDGDFYEKSRVESRLKQFQREQQFHTRDK; encoded by the coding sequence ATGAAAAAAACTCTATTAATATTAATTTTCTTAAGCTTTATTGTAATGGCTAATAATTTGCCTGAACTCGGTGACTATAGCTCCTCCAAAATAAGTGAAACTGAAGAAATTTTCATCGGCAGACAAATTTTATATCAAGTTAATCAAAGCGACAGCATTATTAGGGATATTGAGATTTCAGACTATCTCGATTTATTAGGCAAAAGACTCATAAATGCAAGCACAGACCCCGCAAAAAAAATTGAATTTTTTATTGTAAATGATTCTTCAATAAATGCTTTTGCAATGCTTGGTGGCGTTATTGGTGTCCATTCAGGATTATTCCTCGCTTCAAATACTGAATCAGAATTGGCTAGTGTTATAAGTCATGAGATAGCTCACATAAATCAAAAGCATATTTCAAGGTTTTTAGCTCAACAGGAAAGAGCTTCTTACCAGTCAACTTTTTTAATGGCCGTTGCACTCTTATTTGCTAGATCTAATCCTCAACTTGCAAGTACTACTATAGCTGGAGCTTCTGCAGGTGCAGTTCAAGGTGCACTTGACTTTACAAGGGAGAATGAAAAAGAAGCAGATAGAGTTGGAATTCAAACGTTAAATAATGCCGGCTTTGATGTTAGAGGTGCCCGTGATTTTTTTGAAACGCTTAAAAAAGCTAACCAGTTTTCTGGGGGAGCGGCTCCAGCTTTCTTACAAACCCATCCTATAACAAGGAACCGTATAAGTGATATTGAAGATCGGTTAAAAGATTATCCATATAAGCAAAGGTTGGGTAATCAAACTTTTAACTACGTCAAGGGTAAGTTAAAGGCACTTCTTGGAGATAAAAGTAATACGAAAAATATTTTAGAGGAAAATATTAAAAATAAAATATATATTAATGAAGCTGGAGAAAGGTTTGCACTTGCATATATTTATTTAATGGACAACGAATTTACTAAATCACAAGAACAGATTCAATGGTTATTTGATAATGAACAATCAAATCCAATGTTAAATCAGCTTTATATAAATTATTTAATAAAAACAAATAAAGTTATAGAAGCAAAAAAATTGTATATACAAAATTTAAATTTTTTCCCATCAAATAGATCTTTTGTCTTTGGCCTTGCTGATTTATATCTAAGAACCCAAGAAACAGCAAAAGCACTAAAACTTTTGAAAAAAAACGAACAAAAATTTTCACAAGACCCTATTCTTTATAATTTGTATGCAAAAGTTTATGCAAAACAAGGAGAAAAACTACTTGAATATGAGAATCTAGCAGAAGCCGCTTATTATAATTTTAATCTTCAGGAGGCAATTATGAGGATGGACTTAGCAATTAAAGCAAATGATGGTGATTTTTATGAAAAGTCTAGAGTTGAATCAAGATTAAAACAATTCCAAAGAGAGCAACAATTTCACACAAGAGATAAATGA
- the moaC gene encoding cyclic pyranopterin monophosphate synthase MoaC, whose translation MFTHIDENGDATMVDVSKKDDTLRDAIAQGSIILNKEIINAIIKNRNKKGDVLSTSRLAGIQAAKRTSDLIPLAHNLNLTKIEIEFSIDDERNIINCKSLVRCFGKTGVEMEALTSVSVALLTIYDMCKSFSKNLSISKIMLLKKSGGKSGNWSR comes from the coding sequence ATGTTTACTCATATTGATGAAAATGGTGATGCCACCATGGTCGATGTCTCAAAAAAGGACGATACTTTGAGGGACGCGATTGCTCAGGGATCTATAATACTTAATAAAGAAATAATTAATGCTATTATTAAAAATAGAAATAAGAAAGGAGATGTTCTATCAACATCTAGACTTGCAGGTATCCAAGCAGCAAAAAGAACCTCAGATTTAATTCCATTAGCACATAATTTAAATCTTACTAAAATTGAAATTGAATTTTCTATTGATGATGAAAGGAATATAATTAATTGCAAAAGTTTAGTAAGGTGTTTTGGTAAAACTGGGGTTGAAATGGAAGCACTCACCTCTGTTTCAGTCGCCTTACTAACAATTTATGATATGTGTAAATCTTTTAGTAAAAATTTATCTATTTCAAAAATAATGCTGTTAAAAAAATCTGGCGGTAAATCAGGTAATTGGTCTAGGTAA
- a CDS encoding tetratricopeptide repeat protein: protein MVLNKHKNDDDIFQESIQFHQSGDLNKAQKGFEYLISKYPESADLCNSLGTLNLQIGNDKKGCSLLEKSLQINPNQPMISFNLGNSYLNQKNPTKALEFYKTTITKAPEYLEAYIKKGELLTNLKIHNEAIDCLKSALKLDPENLQILNSMGINLLEIGEAKNALEYFTKCIKINKTNAIFYNNAGLASYKMNRFDESIEYFNLCIKNAPTTGYFYSNRGLSFQALKNFNLAMEDFNKCISLDPKYPESYWNKSLLHLFQGNFKDGWELYEYRWQSFAKEWVRDYPKKLWLGNESIENKVIFIYPEQGHGDFIHCFRYIALLKDLHPKKIILEVTEPFYNIITSQDLEIEVIGPNVQPPEFDFYSPIMSLPLGFKTKISNIPNKCPYLQTNLNKNKIWEKKFKNNNHLRIGLSWSGNPLHKNNHNRSMSLDDFSELLSLPFEFYSLQKEMPLEDLEVLNNSKIIDHENSLIDFSDTASLIKMMDIIISVDSVIAHLAGALGKKTFLLLPEKSSFLWMNERKDSPWYPSIKIFRQSTLGDWKNPIEELICELQS from the coding sequence ATGGTTTTGAATAAACATAAAAATGATGATGATATATTTCAAGAAAGTATCCAGTTTCATCAATCTGGAGATTTAAATAAAGCACAAAAAGGATTTGAATATTTAATTTCTAAATATCCAGAAAGTGCTGACTTATGCAATAGTCTTGGTACTTTAAATCTCCAAATAGGTAATGACAAAAAAGGATGTTCATTGCTTGAAAAATCACTACAAATAAATCCAAACCAACCTATGATTAGCTTTAATCTTGGCAATTCTTATCTTAATCAAAAAAATCCCACAAAAGCTCTTGAATTTTATAAAACAACAATAACAAAAGCTCCTGAATATTTAGAAGCGTACATAAAAAAAGGGGAGCTTTTAACTAATCTTAAAATCCATAATGAGGCTATTGATTGTTTAAAGAGTGCTCTAAAACTTGATCCCGAGAATTTACAAATTTTAAATTCTATGGGTATTAATCTATTAGAAATTGGTGAGGCAAAGAATGCTTTAGAATATTTTACTAAATGCATAAAAATAAATAAAACTAATGCAATCTTTTATAACAATGCTGGTTTAGCTTCCTATAAAATGAATAGATTTGATGAATCAATAGAATACTTCAATCTATGTATTAAAAACGCACCAACTACAGGATACTTTTATAGTAATCGTGGCTTATCTTTTCAGGCATTAAAAAATTTTAATTTAGCTATGGAAGATTTTAATAAATGTATCTCCCTTGATCCAAAGTACCCAGAATCTTATTGGAATAAATCATTACTCCATCTTTTTCAAGGAAATTTTAAAGACGGATGGGAGCTATATGAATATAGGTGGCAAAGCTTTGCAAAAGAATGGGTAAGGGATTATCCAAAAAAATTATGGTTGGGAAATGAATCTATAGAAAATAAAGTCATCTTCATATATCCCGAACAAGGCCATGGTGATTTTATTCATTGTTTTAGATATATAGCTTTATTAAAAGATTTACATCCGAAGAAAATAATCTTAGAAGTCACAGAACCTTTTTATAACATAATCACCTCTCAGGATCTTGAAATAGAGGTAATTGGCCCAAACGTTCAACCCCCTGAATTTGATTTTTATTCCCCTATTATGAGCCTCCCACTTGGATTCAAAACTAAAATTTCAAATATTCCAAATAAATGCCCTTACCTTCAAACAAACTTAAACAAAAATAAAATTTGGGAAAAAAAATTTAAAAATAATAATCATTTGAGAATTGGTTTAAGTTGGTCTGGGAACCCACTACATAAAAATAATCACAATAGAAGTATGTCACTTGACGATTTTTCTGAATTATTATCTCTTCCTTTTGAATTTTACTCTCTTCAAAAAGAGATGCCTCTTGAGGATTTAGAGGTACTTAATAATTCTAAAATTATTGATCATGAAAATTCATTAATAGACTTCTCTGACACTGCATCACTTATTAAAATGATGGACATTATAATATCTGTTGATTCTGTAATCGCTCATCTTGCCGGTGCATTAGGGAAAAAAACTTTTTTATTGCTTCCGGAAAAATCAAGTTTTTTATGGATGAATGAGAGAAAAGATTCGCCGTGGTATCCATCTATTAAAATTTTTAGGCAATCGACCTTGGGAGATTGGAAAAATCCTATAGAAGAGCTTATTTGCGAGCTTCAATCATGA
- a CDS encoding O-antigen ligase family protein: MEKSYRRAYLRASIMTASIKNYFPYLLPLLLIFSRSLADVTIVLISLLFLYHSYKNIGWHWVKEKWFCFALIFTIYCLIINSAMSIDPTETFAYSLFFIRWPIFAMALSYWILNDIQLLKKFFVSMIIVLIFIIFDTWWQFFFDKDIFGLEKINAVRLTGPFSSPHVGMWLAKLAMLPPLLLIFYNKYKLKQQNNYLIYSFFIICTTLFLTVFITGERMSLLLTLASIFIVFIGFIFAKLFSFRKISILLLISCIVILFFGYSFPDTTQRAFFSAIEKILNWRSSDYGLVWQSAYDVWMQSPIFGVGLHKYREACENLGIYGSSYLQAIGSGVCFHPHNISLQLLSETGLIGFILFYIMVSVLAFSSLKNYYKERLWLSFALVFNIIFTCFLPIASGTSFFANKYGAIIWLLIGVMLAINRLFAKKN, encoded by the coding sequence TTGGAAAAATCCTATAGAAGAGCTTATTTGCGAGCTTCAATCATGACTGCTAGTATAAAAAATTACTTCCCATATCTTCTTCCATTACTTTTAATATTCTCTAGAAGTTTAGCTGATGTCACAATAGTTTTAATTAGTCTTTTATTTTTATACCATTCATACAAAAATATAGGTTGGCATTGGGTAAAAGAAAAATGGTTTTGCTTTGCATTAATTTTTACAATTTATTGTCTGATAATTAACTCGGCAATGAGTATTGACCCAACTGAGACTTTTGCCTACTCATTATTTTTTATAAGATGGCCAATATTTGCAATGGCATTATCCTACTGGATCTTGAATGATATTCAATTACTTAAGAAATTTTTTGTATCAATGATAATTGTCTTAATTTTTATAATTTTTGATACTTGGTGGCAATTCTTCTTCGATAAAGATATTTTTGGGTTAGAGAAAATCAATGCAGTCAGATTAACAGGTCCCTTTTCATCTCCTCATGTTGGTATGTGGCTAGCCAAATTAGCTATGCTTCCCCCATTGCTTTTAATTTTCTACAATAAATATAAATTAAAACAGCAGAATAATTATTTAATTTACTCGTTCTTCATAATCTGTACTACATTATTTCTTACAGTTTTCATTACTGGAGAAAGAATGTCACTTTTATTAACACTTGCAAGTATTTTTATTGTGTTCATAGGGTTTATTTTTGCAAAATTATTCTCATTTAGAAAAATATCTATTCTTTTATTAATATCTTGTATTGTAATATTATTTTTTGGATATTCTTTTCCTGACACTACTCAGCGTGCATTTTTTTCAGCAATTGAAAAAATATTAAACTGGAGATCCTCGGATTACGGTCTAGTTTGGCAAAGTGCATATGACGTTTGGATGCAATCTCCAATTTTTGGAGTTGGGCTTCATAAATATAGAGAGGCTTGTGAAAATCTTGGAATTTATGGTTCTTCATACCTGCAAGCCATTGGGTCAGGAGTTTGCTTTCACCCGCATAATATCTCCCTTCAATTACTTTCTGAAACAGGTTTAATTGGCTTTATATTGTTCTATATAATGGTGTCCGTCCTGGCATTTTCATCTCTAAAAAATTACTATAAAGAAAGGTTATGGCTTTCTTTTGCTTTAGTTTTTAATATTATTTTTACTTGTTTCTTACCTATTGCATCAGGAACAAGCTTTTTTGCAAATAAATATGGTGCGATTATTTGGTTATTAATTGGAGTGATGTTGGCAATAAATAGATTATTTGCAAAAAAAAATTAA
- a CDS encoding glycosyltransferase family 4 protein: protein MVLNKKISILQVLPDLNSGGVERGTLEINKYLVDMGYRSIVISNGGRMVEELKSDKGEHYKLAIGKKSIFTIFTVVKMINFIKKNKIDIVHARSRLPAWVCYLALKLIKKSVRPVFITTVHGPYSVNYYSSIMTKGDRVIVVSNMIKKYVERNYNIDKKKIFLNYRGVSSKFFFQKFKPSRAWLKNWYKEFPHTKGKIIFTLPARITRWKGQDDFIKLIKEITLINPNIHGLIVGDEKKKHNFTKALKDKIKSLKIKKQITFVGHRKDLREIMSISKIVFSLSKEPEAFGRISLESLSLGIPVIAYSHGGVEEQLKKLLPNGLVGIGKIDAVKNLAIRWISKPPKIRKNTFFTIEKMLENSLTVYKQSIKKRVTFR, encoded by the coding sequence ATGGTTTTAAATAAAAAAATTTCTATCTTACAAGTTCTACCAGATTTAAACTCAGGTGGAGTTGAACGAGGAACTCTGGAAATCAATAAGTATTTAGTGGATATGGGATACCGTTCTATAGTGATATCCAATGGTGGGAGAATGGTAGAAGAATTAAAAAGTGATAAGGGGGAGCATTATAAGCTCGCTATAGGTAAAAAAAGTATTTTTACAATTTTTACTGTTGTAAAAATGATCAATTTCATTAAAAAAAATAAGATCGATATTGTTCATGCGAGATCAAGATTGCCAGCATGGGTATGTTATTTGGCATTAAAATTAATTAAAAAATCTGTGAGACCAGTTTTTATAACTACTGTTCATGGACCTTATTCGGTAAATTATTATAGTAGCATTATGACAAAAGGAGATAGAGTAATTGTTGTTTCAAATATGATTAAGAAGTATGTAGAGAGAAATTATAATATTGATAAAAAGAAAATCTTCTTAAATTATCGTGGAGTATCAAGTAAATTCTTCTTTCAAAAATTCAAACCTTCACGAGCATGGTTAAAAAATTGGTATAAAGAATTCCCGCATACCAAAGGTAAAATTATATTTACTTTACCAGCAAGAATTACGCGTTGGAAGGGGCAGGATGACTTTATAAAATTAATAAAAGAAATTACTCTTATAAATCCTAATATTCACGGATTAATTGTAGGGGATGAGAAGAAAAAGCATAACTTTACCAAAGCCTTGAAAGATAAAATAAAAAGTCTTAAGATAAAAAAACAAATAACATTTGTTGGGCACCGTAAAGATCTAAGAGAGATAATGTCTATTTCAAAAATAGTATTTTCATTATCAAAAGAGCCTGAAGCTTTCGGTCGAATTTCTCTTGAAAGTCTAAGTTTAGGAATTCCAGTGATTGCATATTCACATGGTGGAGTTGAAGAGCAGCTAAAAAAATTATTACCAAATGGATTGGTAGGCATTGGAAAAATAGATGCCGTTAAAAATTTAGCTATAAGGTGGATTTCTAAACCTCCAAAAATCAGGAAGAATACCTTTTTTACAATTGAAAAAATGTTGGAGAATTCCTTAACTGTGTATAAACAGTCTATTAAAAAAAGGGTAACTTTTAGATAG
- a CDS encoding mitochondrial fission ELM1 family protein, producing MKTNKHEKIKVIWRFTDGKAGHDKQSLALVDSLMNQTKCRLFDFNVQDQRNPILNIIFKNYKLPEGITKPDIAIGAGHKTHLHLLAIKRCFNSKIVVIMKPSIPLIFFDLCIIPKHDDIKGGANIITTQNSLVNFNSNLNKKENIGLILIGGPSKHFFWDSRLVLQEICKISRKFKFRRLLLTTSRRTPFDFVGELNKLNIYNIKVYEYSQIKGDWLDKHINKVKNIWVTNDSYSMITEALTSGADVDIIDLKAKKDSKLSKEIKIIKNNIKRKIPIQNEVKRVANFILKKWF from the coding sequence TTGAAGACAAATAAACATGAAAAAATTAAGGTTATATGGCGCTTTACAGATGGCAAAGCAGGTCACGATAAACAATCATTAGCCCTTGTTGATAGTCTAATGAACCAAACTAAGTGTAGATTATTTGATTTCAATGTCCAAGATCAACGCAATCCAATTTTAAATATAATCTTTAAAAATTATAAGTTACCTGAAGGTATAACAAAACCTGATATTGCTATAGGTGCAGGGCATAAAACTCATTTACATTTATTAGCTATAAAAAGATGTTTTAATTCAAAAATTGTTGTCATTATGAAGCCAAGCATACCCCTTATTTTTTTTGATTTGTGCATTATCCCAAAACATGATGATATAAAAGGTGGTGCTAATATTATTACCACCCAAAATAGTTTAGTTAACTTCAATTCAAATCTTAATAAAAAGGAAAATATAGGTTTAATCCTAATAGGAGGCCCCTCCAAACATTTTTTTTGGGATTCAAGGTTGGTCTTACAAGAAATATGTAAGATTTCAAGGAAATTTAAATTTAGAAGGTTATTATTAACTACTTCAAGAAGAACGCCATTCGATTTTGTAGGCGAATTAAATAAATTAAACATTTATAATATTAAAGTCTACGAATATTCACAAATTAAAGGGGACTGGCTTGATAAGCATATTAATAAAGTAAAGAATATTTGGGTTACTAATGATTCATATTCGATGATAACCGAAGCCCTAACAAGTGGTGCAGATGTGGATATTATTGATCTTAAAGCAAAAAAAGATTCAAAATTATCTAAAGAGATAAAAATAATTAAAAATAATATTAAAAGAAAAATACCTATTCAAAATGAAGTGAAAAGAGTTGCTAACTTTATTCTAAAAAAATGGTTTTAA